Proteins co-encoded in one Sebastes fasciatus isolate fSebFas1 chromosome 11, fSebFas1.pri, whole genome shotgun sequence genomic window:
- the depdc5 gene encoding GATOR1 complex protein DEPDC5 isoform X5, with product MKTNKSYKLVLHKKGFGGSDDELVVNPKVFPQVTLRDIIEIAHPTDEYSPLLLQVKNLKEDLQKETISVDQTVAQAFKLRAYQDVIVNIVDPKDVTLDLVELTFKDQYIGRGDMWRLKKSLVSTCAYVTQKVEFAGIRAQASELWVKGEKVTCGYISEDTRVVFRSTSAMVYIFIQMSCEMWDFDIYGDLYFEKAVNGFLSDLFAKWKEKNCSHEVTVVLFSRTFYNAKTIEEFPEILRASIRQDHEGRFYEDFYRVVAQNERRDEWTSLLVTIKKLFIQYPVLVRLKEADGFPIGYNSTAAQGNYLEAINLSFNVFDKHYINRNFDRTGQMSVVITPGVGVFEVDRLLMILTKQRMIDNGIGVDLVCMGEQPLHAVPLFKLHNRTTPGDSRVGDDYNLPHWINHSFYTSKSQNSCSSFTPRIKLAGRKLHAEKFKSSKDHTLCAPKDSENSLPIQVDYDAFDAQVFRLPGPSRIQRSTNFRMGRDKESSGRKSWGSVDVSAGIGASPPVRSVGPEEQRSLASDDSLGHVSNMLLIPRMPPAQYEVSSSLGYTSTRELLEKMMDSQRDSSAPGRFTVGSAESTLHIRPGGYTPQRALINPFTPSRMPMKLTSNRRRWMHTFPVGPSGEAIQIHHQTRQNMAELQGSQQRDPSHTSAELLELAYHEATGRRTTSRHAGENGLYVGGGMEELTGSPGSHNNGTLTNRGSTFQDFSLSGADPTLLLSAPPTVPSFCCTVGVDWKSLTTPACLPLTTDYFPDRQALQNDYTEGCYDLLPHSDQERREDEAPVMSASQVFEEFICQRLMQGYQIIVQPNNRKPQPAVATPLGSSPLYSRGLVSLRRAEEEETVYWLSMGRTFHKVCLKDKIITVTRYLPKYPYESAQIQYSYSLCPPHSNAQFVSCWVEFGHERLEEYKWNYLDQYICSAGSEDFSLIDSLKFWRTRFLLLPAGGARRVADGEGHWDVYGEGAGAWMGGNGDWVLLDGFIRFLEGLNRIRRRHRSDRIIRQKGTPMKGLQVTSPLPPYPTEPLAPPQGKKGTSALSALLEMEQNQKTLEEQQQQQQQQQQQQQQQQQQQQQQAKPSTAVSEPSSVATAPTYVDSPRKDAAFILDFIRSPRSSYIYHSQLPAEASEAADKGVQPAVTAGAAAQPAGETAAGSSSTSDTSGQSAAGALSLSSSSTLLEILEAIKHPTTGVQLLPEQKGLPPNCFISAEVVHWLVNNVEGVATQGMAVDIMQKMLDEGVVAHASGDAMRTFVYGFYFYRIAGEKDAPTSQLPSTAAGGWSAAALEDFTLFQRKWFEVAFVLEERRPCDLPAFLLPWLPSRPASYATATVPEQKTVTLDVDVNNRSDRTEWCSCYYHGNFSLNAAFEIKLHWMAVTAAVLFEMVQGWHRKAASCGFLLVPVLEVPFALTSYLYGDPLRAQLFIPLNIHCLLKNASDNLFEGFEPETYWDRMQLFQEAILYRFGFVHDKFSASAFNFPSENKPQYIHVTGTVFLQLPYSKRKYSSGQQRRRRNSTTSNSQGPYGGEERVGYYWAYNTMLTKAWRTGVLGDERLADRLLRDFTDFCANKDNRLLGFWDSCQEKMNASAP from the exons ATGAAGACCAATAAGTCCTACAAGCTTGTGCTGCACAAGAAAGGTTTTGGTGGAAGTG ATGACGAGCTGGTTGTCAACCCAAAAGTTTTCCCTCAAGTCACTTTAAGGGATATAATCGAGATCGCACACCCGACAGATGAATACAG TCCTCTCCTGCTGCAAGTGAAGAACCTAAAAGAGGACCTCCAGAAAG AGACAATCAGTGTGGACCAGACTGTAGCACAAGCCTTCAAGCTGCGTGCTTACCAGGATGTCATCGTTAACATTGTCGACCCAAAG GATGTAACACTGGACCTGGTGGAGCTGACATTCAAGGACCAGTACATCGGTCGAGGAGACATGTGGAGACTAAAGAAGAGTCTG GTGAGCACATGTGCTTATGTGACGCAGAAAGTGGAGTTTGCAGGAATCAG AGCCCAGGCCAGTGAACTGTGGGTGAAGGGAGAGAAGGTGACCTGTGGGTACATCAGTGAAGACACCAGG GTGGTGTTCAGATCCACGTCTGCGATGGTGTACATCTTTATCCAGATGAGCTGTGAGATGTGGGACTTTGACATCTACG GTGATCTCTACTTTGAGAAGGCTGTGAATGGTTTCCTGTCGGATCTTTTCGCCAAGTGGAAg GAGAAGAACTGCAGTCATGAGGTGACGGTTGTACTTTTCTCACGTACCTTCTACAATGCCAAAACTATCG AGGAATTTCCTGAGATTCTGAGAGCGTCCATCAGGCAGGATCACGAGGGACGTTTCTATGAAGACTTTTACAG GGTCGTGGCTCAGAATGAGAGACGGGATGAGTGGACATCACTACTGGTCACCATCAAGAAGCTCTTCATTCAGTATCCTGTCCTGGTGCGGCTGAAAGAAGCAG ATGGTTTTCCTATTGGTTACAACTCAACTGCTGCTCAAGGAAACTACCTGGAGGCCATTAACCTTTCCTTCAATG TGTTCGACAAGCACTACATCAACCGTAACTTTGACCGCACCGGCCAGATGTCAGTGGTCATCACACCCGGGGTGGGAGTGTTTGAAGTCGACCGTCTGCTCATGATCCTCACCAAACAGCGTATGATTGACAACG GTATCGGCGTAGACTTGGTGTGTATGGGGGAGCAGCCTTTGCACGCGGTACCATTATTCAAG CTGCACAACAGGACCACACCTGGAGACTCTCGTGTGGGAGACGACTATAACCTTCCTCACTGGATCAACCACAG CTTCTACACCTCCAAAAGTCAGAACTCTTGCAGCTCCTTCACCCCTCGAATCAAACTGGCCGGTCGCAAG CTTCATGCTGAGAAATTCAAGAGCAGCAAGGACCACA CTCTCTGTGCACCAAAGGACTCTGAGAACAGCCTTCCTATTCAGGTGGACTACGACGCCTTTGACGCTCAGGTGTTCAGACTGCCTGGTCCTTCACGGATTCAGAGGAGCACCAACTTCAG GATGGGTCGAGACAAAGAGTCGAGCGGGAGGAAGAGCTGGGGCTCGGTGGACGTCAGCGCAGGCATAGGCGCGTCCCCTCCTGTTCGCTCTGTAGGTCCGGAGGAACAGCGCAGCCTGGCCTCTGATGATAGTCTGGGCCATGTGTCCAACATGCTGCTTATACCCCGCATGCCTCCCGCCCAGTATGAGGTCAGCAGCTCCCTGGGATACACCAGCACCAGAG AGTTGTTGGAGAAGATGATGGACTCTCAGCGGGACTCCAGTGCCCCGGGCAGGTTCACAGTGGGGAGTGCTGAGTCCACCCTGCACATCCGTCCAGGAGGTTACACTCCTCAGAGAGCCCTCATCAACCCCTTCACCCCGTCCAGGATGCCCATGAAACTCACCTCCAACCGGCGGCGGTGGATGCACACCTTCCCTGTCG GTCCTTCTGGAGAGGCCATCCAGATCCACCACCAGACCAGGCAGAATATGGCTGAACTGCAGGGCAGCCAGCAGAGAGATCCCTCCCACACCTCCgctgagctgctggagctggcCTACCACGAGGCCACTGGAAG GCGAACAACGTCGAGGCACGCAGGAGAGAACGGTCTTTACGTcgggggagggatggaggagttGACTGGAAGTCCAGGGAGCCACAACAACG GAACTCTGACCAACCGCGGATCCACGTTTCAAGACTTCTCCCTCAGCGGCGCCGATCCAA CCCTGCTGCTGTCTGCACCCCCGACAGTGCCCAGCTTCTGCTGCACAGTGGGGGTGGACTGGAAGTCTCTGACCACTCCGGCCTGCCTGCCCCTCACCACCGACTACTTCCCCGACCGCCAGGCGCTACAGAACGACTACACCGAAGGCTGCTACGACCTGCTGCCGCACAGCGACCAGGAGAG GCGGGAAGACGAAGCTCCAGTGATGAGTGCGTCTCAAGTGTTTGAGGAGTTTATCTGTCAGCGGTTGATGCAGGGATACCAGATCATCGTCCAGCCCAACAACAGGAAACCTCAGCCCGCTGTGGCCACACCGCTCGGCAGCAGTCCTCTTTACTCCAGAG GGTTGGTCTCTCTGCGtcgagcagaggaggaggagaccgtTTACTGGCTCAGTATGGGCCGGACGTTCCACAAAGTGTGCCTCAAGGACAAGATTATCACAGTCACTCGCTACCTGCCCAA gtATCCGTATGAGTCGGCACAGATCCAGTACAGTTACAGCCTGTGCCCTCCGCACTCTAATGCTCAGTTTGTGTCCTGCTGGGTGGAGTTCGGCCACGAGAGGCTGGAGGAATATAAGTGGAACTACCTGGACCAGTACATCTGCTCTGCTGGCTCGGAGGACTTCAG TTTGATCGACTCTCTGAAGTTCTGGAGGACTCGCTTCCTCCTGCTGCCAGCCGGAGGAGCTCGGCGGGTGGCGGACGGGGAGGGCCACTGGGATGTTTACGGGGAGGGAGCAGGCGCTTGGATGGGTGGCAACGGGGACTGGGTGCTGCTGGATGGCTTCATCCGCTTCCTGGAGGGACTCAACCGCATTCGGCGTCGCCATCGCTCCGACAGGATCATCAGA CAGAAGGGCACACCAATGAAAGGACTGCAGGTCACCAGTCCTCTCCCTCCGTACCCTACCGAGCCGTTGGCGCCCCCACAAGGCAAGAAAGGCACATCGGCTCTGTCAGCCTTACTGGAGATGGAGCAGAACCAGAA GActctggaggagcagcagcagcagcagcaacagcaacagcagcagcagcagcagcaacagcagcagcaacagcagcaggcaAAGccctcaacagctgtcagtgagccCTCGAGTGTTGCCACAGCTCCCACATACGTAGACAGCCCCCGCAAG GACGCTGCCTTTATTTTGGATTTTATACGTAGCCCTCGCTCCTCCTACATCTATCACTCTCAG TTGCCTGCTGAGGCCAGCGAGGCTGCAGATAAAGGAGTCCAGCCAGCAGTGACAGCCGGAGCGGCAGCACAGCCTGCAGGAgagaccgcagccggcagcagcagcacctcagACACCAG TGGGCAGTCTGCAGCGGGAGCCCTTTCTCTGTCCTCTTCCTCAACACTCCTGGAGATCCTGGAGGCCATCAAACATCCCAC GACAGGTGTACAGCTGCTGCCGGAGCAGAAAGGCCTACCACCCAACTGCTTTATTAGCGCAGAGGTTGTTCATTGGCTGGTCAACAATGTGGAGGGCGTGGCCACACAGGGGATGGCTGTGGATATCATGCAG AAAATGCTGGATGAAGGCGTGGTGGCCCACGCTTCTGGAGATGCCATGCGCACCTTCGTCTACGGATTCTACTTCTACAGGATAGCAGGAGAGAAGGATG CCCCGACCTCCCAGCTTCCCTCCACGGCGGCCGGAGGCTGGTCCGCCGCGGCGCTGGAGGACTTTACTCTGTTCCAGAGGAAGTGGTTCGAGGTGGCGTTTGTGCTGGAGGAGCGGCGACCGTGCGACCTCCCGGCCTTCCTCCTGCCCTGGCTGCCCAGCCGGCCGGCTTCCTACGCAA CTGCTACGGTCCCGGAGCAGAAGACGGTCACGCTGGACGTGGACGTCAACAACCGCAGTGACCGGACCGAATGGTGCAGCTGTTATTACCACGGGAACTTCTCCCTCAACGCTGCCTTCGAGATCAAGCTGCACTGGATGGCTGTCACTGCTGCAGTGCTCTTTGAGATG GTTCAAGGGTGGCACAGGAAGGCAGCGTCCTGCGGCTTCCTGTTGGTCCCTGTGCTGGAGGTTCCTTTCGCTCTGACGTCCTACCTGTACGGAGATCCGCTGAGAGCCCAGCTCTTCATCCCTCTGAACATCCACTGCCTGCTGAAGAACGCCAGCGACAACCTGTTCGAAG GTTTTGAACCAGAGACGTACTGGGACAGGATGCAGCTCTTTCAGGAGGCCATACTCtacag ATTCGGCTTCGTGCACGACAAGTTTTCTGCTTCTGCTTTTAATTTCCCCTCCGAGAACAAGCCCCAGTACATCCACGTGACAG GCACCGTGTTCCTGCAGCTGCCGTACTCCAAGAGGAAGTACTCGAGCGGGCAGCAGCGCAGACGCAGGAACTCCACCACCTCCAACAGCCAGGGGCCGTACGGCGGCGAGGAGCGTGTCGGTTACTACTGGGCCTACAACACCATGCTGACCAAGGCCTGGAGGACGGGCGTGCTGGGCGACGAGAGGCTCGCCGACCGCCTGCTCAGAGACTTCACGGACTTCTGCGCCAACAAGGACAACAGACTGCTTGGCTTTTGGGACAGCTGCCAGGAGAAAATGAACGCCAGCGCGCCCTGA
- the depdc5 gene encoding GATOR1 complex protein DEPDC5 isoform X4, with the protein MKTNKSYKLVLHKKGFGGSDDELVVNPKVFPQVTLRDIIEIAHPTDEYSPLLLQVKNLKEDLQKETISVDQTVAQAFKLRAYQDVIVNIVDPKDVTLDLVELTFKDQYIGRGDMWRLKKSLVSTCAYVTQKVEFAGIRAQASELWVKGEKVTCGYISEDTRVVFRSTSAMVYIFIQMSCEMWDFDIYGDLYFEKAVNGFLSDLFAKWKEKNCSHEVTVVLFSRTFYNAKTIEEFPEILRASIRQDHEGRFYEDFYRVVAQNERRDEWTSLLVTIKKLFIQYPVLVRLKEADGFPIGYNSTAAQGNYLEAINLSFNVFDKHYINRNFDRTGQMSVVITPGVGVFEVDRLLMILTKQRMIDNGIGVDLVCMGEQPLHAVPLFKLHNRTTPGDSRVGDDYNLPHWINHSFYTSKSQNSCSSFTPRIKLAGRKLHAEKFKSSKDHTLCAPKDSENSLPIQVDYDAFDAQVFRLPGPSRIQRSTNFRMGRDKESSGRKSWGSVDVSAGIGASPPVRSVGPEEQRSLASDDSLGHVSNMLLIPRMPPAQYEVSSSLGYTSTRELLEKMMDSQRDSSAPGRFTVGSAESTLHIRPGGYTPQRALINPFTPSRMPMKLTSNRRRWMHTFPVGPSGEAIQIHHQTRQNMAELQGSQQRDPSHTSAELLELAYHEATGRRTTSRHAGENGLYVGGGMEELTGSPGSHNNGTLTNRGSTFQDFSLSGADPTLLLSAPPTVPSFCCTVGVDWKSLTTPACLPLTTDYFPDRQALQNDYTEGCYDLLPHSDQERREDEAPVMSASQVFEEFICQRLMQGYQIIVQPNNRKPQPAVATPLGSSPLYSRGLVSLRRAEEEETVYWLSMGRTFHKVCLKDKIITVTRYLPKYPYESAQIQYSYSLCPPHSNAQFVSCWVEFGHERLEEYKWNYLDQYICSAGSEDFSLIDSLKFWRTRFLLLPAGGARRVADGEGHWDVYGEGAGAWMGGNGDWVLLDGFIRFLEGLNRIRRRHRSDRIIRQKGTPMKGLQVTSPLPPYPTEPLAPPQGKKGTSALSALLEMEQNQKTLEEQQQQQQQQQQAKPSTAVSEPSSVATAPTYVDSPRKDAAFILDFIRSPRSSYIYHSQLPAEASEAADKGVQPAVTAGAAAQPAGETAAGSSSTSDTSGQSAAGALSLSSSSTLLEILEAIKHPTTGVQLLPEQKGLPPNCFISAEVVHWLVNNVEGVATQGMAVDIMQKMLDEGVVAHASGDAMRTFVYGFYFYRIAGEKDAPTSQLPSTAAGGWSAAALEDFTLFQRKWFEVAFVLEERRPCDLPAFLLPWLPSRPASYASRHSSFSRSFGGRSQAAALLAATVPEQKTVTLDVDVNNRSDRTEWCSCYYHGNFSLNAAFEIKLHWMAVTAAVLFEMVQGWHRKAASCGFLLVPVLEVPFALTSYLYGDPLRAQLFIPLNIHCLLKNASDNLFEGFEPETYWDRMQLFQEAILYRFGFVHDKFSASAFNFPSENKPQYIHVTGTVFLQLPYSKRKYSSGQQRRRRNSTTSNSQGPYGGEERVGYYWAYNTMLTKAWRTGVLGDERLADRLLRDFTDFCANKDNRLLGFWDSCQEKMNASAP; encoded by the exons ATGAAGACCAATAAGTCCTACAAGCTTGTGCTGCACAAGAAAGGTTTTGGTGGAAGTG ATGACGAGCTGGTTGTCAACCCAAAAGTTTTCCCTCAAGTCACTTTAAGGGATATAATCGAGATCGCACACCCGACAGATGAATACAG TCCTCTCCTGCTGCAAGTGAAGAACCTAAAAGAGGACCTCCAGAAAG AGACAATCAGTGTGGACCAGACTGTAGCACAAGCCTTCAAGCTGCGTGCTTACCAGGATGTCATCGTTAACATTGTCGACCCAAAG GATGTAACACTGGACCTGGTGGAGCTGACATTCAAGGACCAGTACATCGGTCGAGGAGACATGTGGAGACTAAAGAAGAGTCTG GTGAGCACATGTGCTTATGTGACGCAGAAAGTGGAGTTTGCAGGAATCAG AGCCCAGGCCAGTGAACTGTGGGTGAAGGGAGAGAAGGTGACCTGTGGGTACATCAGTGAAGACACCAGG GTGGTGTTCAGATCCACGTCTGCGATGGTGTACATCTTTATCCAGATGAGCTGTGAGATGTGGGACTTTGACATCTACG GTGATCTCTACTTTGAGAAGGCTGTGAATGGTTTCCTGTCGGATCTTTTCGCCAAGTGGAAg GAGAAGAACTGCAGTCATGAGGTGACGGTTGTACTTTTCTCACGTACCTTCTACAATGCCAAAACTATCG AGGAATTTCCTGAGATTCTGAGAGCGTCCATCAGGCAGGATCACGAGGGACGTTTCTATGAAGACTTTTACAG GGTCGTGGCTCAGAATGAGAGACGGGATGAGTGGACATCACTACTGGTCACCATCAAGAAGCTCTTCATTCAGTATCCTGTCCTGGTGCGGCTGAAAGAAGCAG ATGGTTTTCCTATTGGTTACAACTCAACTGCTGCTCAAGGAAACTACCTGGAGGCCATTAACCTTTCCTTCAATG TGTTCGACAAGCACTACATCAACCGTAACTTTGACCGCACCGGCCAGATGTCAGTGGTCATCACACCCGGGGTGGGAGTGTTTGAAGTCGACCGTCTGCTCATGATCCTCACCAAACAGCGTATGATTGACAACG GTATCGGCGTAGACTTGGTGTGTATGGGGGAGCAGCCTTTGCACGCGGTACCATTATTCAAG CTGCACAACAGGACCACACCTGGAGACTCTCGTGTGGGAGACGACTATAACCTTCCTCACTGGATCAACCACAG CTTCTACACCTCCAAAAGTCAGAACTCTTGCAGCTCCTTCACCCCTCGAATCAAACTGGCCGGTCGCAAG CTTCATGCTGAGAAATTCAAGAGCAGCAAGGACCACA CTCTCTGTGCACCAAAGGACTCTGAGAACAGCCTTCCTATTCAGGTGGACTACGACGCCTTTGACGCTCAGGTGTTCAGACTGCCTGGTCCTTCACGGATTCAGAGGAGCACCAACTTCAG GATGGGTCGAGACAAAGAGTCGAGCGGGAGGAAGAGCTGGGGCTCGGTGGACGTCAGCGCAGGCATAGGCGCGTCCCCTCCTGTTCGCTCTGTAGGTCCGGAGGAACAGCGCAGCCTGGCCTCTGATGATAGTCTGGGCCATGTGTCCAACATGCTGCTTATACCCCGCATGCCTCCCGCCCAGTATGAGGTCAGCAGCTCCCTGGGATACACCAGCACCAGAG AGTTGTTGGAGAAGATGATGGACTCTCAGCGGGACTCCAGTGCCCCGGGCAGGTTCACAGTGGGGAGTGCTGAGTCCACCCTGCACATCCGTCCAGGAGGTTACACTCCTCAGAGAGCCCTCATCAACCCCTTCACCCCGTCCAGGATGCCCATGAAACTCACCTCCAACCGGCGGCGGTGGATGCACACCTTCCCTGTCG GTCCTTCTGGAGAGGCCATCCAGATCCACCACCAGACCAGGCAGAATATGGCTGAACTGCAGGGCAGCCAGCAGAGAGATCCCTCCCACACCTCCgctgagctgctggagctggcCTACCACGAGGCCACTGGAAG GCGAACAACGTCGAGGCACGCAGGAGAGAACGGTCTTTACGTcgggggagggatggaggagttGACTGGAAGTCCAGGGAGCCACAACAACG GAACTCTGACCAACCGCGGATCCACGTTTCAAGACTTCTCCCTCAGCGGCGCCGATCCAA CCCTGCTGCTGTCTGCACCCCCGACAGTGCCCAGCTTCTGCTGCACAGTGGGGGTGGACTGGAAGTCTCTGACCACTCCGGCCTGCCTGCCCCTCACCACCGACTACTTCCCCGACCGCCAGGCGCTACAGAACGACTACACCGAAGGCTGCTACGACCTGCTGCCGCACAGCGACCAGGAGAG GCGGGAAGACGAAGCTCCAGTGATGAGTGCGTCTCAAGTGTTTGAGGAGTTTATCTGTCAGCGGTTGATGCAGGGATACCAGATCATCGTCCAGCCCAACAACAGGAAACCTCAGCCCGCTGTGGCCACACCGCTCGGCAGCAGTCCTCTTTACTCCAGAG GGTTGGTCTCTCTGCGtcgagcagaggaggaggagaccgtTTACTGGCTCAGTATGGGCCGGACGTTCCACAAAGTGTGCCTCAAGGACAAGATTATCACAGTCACTCGCTACCTGCCCAA gtATCCGTATGAGTCGGCACAGATCCAGTACAGTTACAGCCTGTGCCCTCCGCACTCTAATGCTCAGTTTGTGTCCTGCTGGGTGGAGTTCGGCCACGAGAGGCTGGAGGAATATAAGTGGAACTACCTGGACCAGTACATCTGCTCTGCTGGCTCGGAGGACTTCAG TTTGATCGACTCTCTGAAGTTCTGGAGGACTCGCTTCCTCCTGCTGCCAGCCGGAGGAGCTCGGCGGGTGGCGGACGGGGAGGGCCACTGGGATGTTTACGGGGAGGGAGCAGGCGCTTGGATGGGTGGCAACGGGGACTGGGTGCTGCTGGATGGCTTCATCCGCTTCCTGGAGGGACTCAACCGCATTCGGCGTCGCCATCGCTCCGACAGGATCATCAGA CAGAAGGGCACACCAATGAAAGGACTGCAGGTCACCAGTCCTCTCCCTCCGTACCCTACCGAGCCGTTGGCGCCCCCACAAGGCAAGAAAGGCACATCGGCTCTGTCAGCCTTACTGGAGATGGAGCAGAACCAGAA GActctggaggagcagcagcagcagcagcaacagca gcagcaggcaAAGccctcaacagctgtcagtgagccCTCGAGTGTTGCCACAGCTCCCACATACGTAGACAGCCCCCGCAAG GACGCTGCCTTTATTTTGGATTTTATACGTAGCCCTCGCTCCTCCTACATCTATCACTCTCAG TTGCCTGCTGAGGCCAGCGAGGCTGCAGATAAAGGAGTCCAGCCAGCAGTGACAGCCGGAGCGGCAGCACAGCCTGCAGGAgagaccgcagccggcagcagcagcacctcagACACCAG TGGGCAGTCTGCAGCGGGAGCCCTTTCTCTGTCCTCTTCCTCAACACTCCTGGAGATCCTGGAGGCCATCAAACATCCCAC GACAGGTGTACAGCTGCTGCCGGAGCAGAAAGGCCTACCACCCAACTGCTTTATTAGCGCAGAGGTTGTTCATTGGCTGGTCAACAATGTGGAGGGCGTGGCCACACAGGGGATGGCTGTGGATATCATGCAG AAAATGCTGGATGAAGGCGTGGTGGCCCACGCTTCTGGAGATGCCATGCGCACCTTCGTCTACGGATTCTACTTCTACAGGATAGCAGGAGAGAAGGATG CCCCGACCTCCCAGCTTCCCTCCACGGCGGCCGGAGGCTGGTCCGCCGCGGCGCTGGAGGACTTTACTCTGTTCCAGAGGAAGTGGTTCGAGGTGGCGTTTGTGCTGGAGGAGCGGCGACCGTGCGACCTCCCGGCCTTCCTCCTGCCCTGGCTGCCCAGCCGGCCGGCTTCCTACGCAAGTAGGCACAGCTCCTTCAGCCGCAGCTTTGGAGGACGCAGCCAGGCCGCCGCACTGCTAG CTGCTACGGTCCCGGAGCAGAAGACGGTCACGCTGGACGTGGACGTCAACAACCGCAGTGACCGGACCGAATGGTGCAGCTGTTATTACCACGGGAACTTCTCCCTCAACGCTGCCTTCGAGATCAAGCTGCACTGGATGGCTGTCACTGCTGCAGTGCTCTTTGAGATG GTTCAAGGGTGGCACAGGAAGGCAGCGTCCTGCGGCTTCCTGTTGGTCCCTGTGCTGGAGGTTCCTTTCGCTCTGACGTCCTACCTGTACGGAGATCCGCTGAGAGCCCAGCTCTTCATCCCTCTGAACATCCACTGCCTGCTGAAGAACGCCAGCGACAACCTGTTCGAAG GTTTTGAACCAGAGACGTACTGGGACAGGATGCAGCTCTTTCAGGAGGCCATACTCtacag ATTCGGCTTCGTGCACGACAAGTTTTCTGCTTCTGCTTTTAATTTCCCCTCCGAGAACAAGCCCCAGTACATCCACGTGACAG GCACCGTGTTCCTGCAGCTGCCGTACTCCAAGAGGAAGTACTCGAGCGGGCAGCAGCGCAGACGCAGGAACTCCACCACCTCCAACAGCCAGGGGCCGTACGGCGGCGAGGAGCGTGTCGGTTACTACTGGGCCTACAACACCATGCTGACCAAGGCCTGGAGGACGGGCGTGCTGGGCGACGAGAGGCTCGCCGACCGCCTGCTCAGAGACTTCACGGACTTCTGCGCCAACAAGGACAACAGACTGCTTGGCTTTTGGGACAGCTGCCAGGAGAAAATGAACGCCAGCGCGCCCTGA